The nucleotide window TTCTTGCCTGGACAATAtccccagcctgccagcagAGAGGGTCTTTCCTTACCAGCTTGTCTGTTATGAAGTTCCTCATCCCGTGCTGCAAACAAAGGTTAGACTTATGTGTATCGCTCGGGGGGAACAGGTCCTGGTACTCTTTAAACCTGCCAGATGGGagatcagagagagagagagagcatcAAGGGCAGCCAGACTCATGAGGAGTGGTTTGGTGGGAGGGTAGCTAAGTGGGGGGAGCAGCTGACAGGGATAGCCCTGGGGTTTGGGGTCCCACTGGACTTCTGCTCCTGGAGGAGGTTGGAGAATGGGACAGGGGCCTGGATCCCCTCCCCTGGGCTCTGTTCTTGCATGTAGCAGGCTTGGGAGGGTCTGTCCTGCTTATCTGCAGCACGTTTCCTCCTCCAGTCCAGCACCCTGCAAGCCCAGCAGTGATTTGGTCCCCGTGGGACCTGCCAGCCTTGCACAGGTAAATGTATCAGCAGCTGCAACAGCACTTTTGCTGGGGTGAGGGTCTGCCTGGGATTTTGATGCACCAGCTGGTAGTTCATAGGGAAATAGGTTTGTAGCAGTTGCTGCCTGTCACCTTGGGATGGGATGCATGTTGGGAACGATGTGCTTGCATAACCACTGGGCTTAAAGAACCAGCTTGACCCAGGTGCTCACCATCgtttttccattgctttctgGACAAAGATCTGTGCTGTCATCAACATCAAGGGGCTGACTGTTTCAGcctcatttatttctttgatgATAGAAGTGTGGCAATCCAGCTGTTCCTCTGGAAGAGAAGTGCAGTCACTGCGTGCCCCTGCCAGCCACCCCCGAACCACCACGACATCTCTTCCTACCCTCACATCTGCACGTGGCACCCTGTCCCATGTCTGCCTGCCCTGTCTTCTGTTTGCTGAATTTGGCTGTCTCATCCCTTTTGCTCTCTATACTGTGCTGATTGTGTActttgggagtgaagctgtgacTCTAAGAGCATCTAAAGAAGACAAGATAGGGAAAAGCTATTTCTGCCACTGCAGGAATTGCATGTTGCAGGTCTTGGTCCGTAGATCCTGCCAAAGAAGTAGACCACCTTCCTAGAAATATAAGCGGCGGTGGAACACCTCAGCAAATAAATGCTCCACTGGATGGGAAAGGAGAATTGGCAGGTCCCTGCAAGAGGATATAAAATCTGCAAGCAGCACCCAGCTCAGGGAAAAGAGGCTTACATCATGAATAGAGTAAAGGTAAAGTGCAGGTTGGGAAGGTCCTACCAGCTGGGATTTCGgcatggaaataatttctgataatGCTGTTAATGAGGAAGCTCTTCGTCTTGGGGTTGGTCTCTGCAACTAGCCTCTCCACAGCCATCCAGAAACACAGTGGTTCATCTGCGTTGCGCTCCTTGAGGAACTGCTTGAAGAACTGCAGGTGGGCAGGGTTGTGCAGTACTTTCATGAAGTGCCTGTAGAGGAGGAGACACCAGGGGATATGATCTCTGTGCCACCAGTGACCTGGAAAATAGCCAGGACCTCGGTGTTTGCTTCTCCAATGAGAGAGAGACACCTGAAGAAGAGTTAGAAATGTGTGGATGAGTGGTGTGTGGGATCCGTGAAGCAGATGGGCCAGTAAAGGTAGGTGGAGCACAGCCTCCCTTGTCTGTCTTGcgcatagaatcatttagattggaaaagacctttaagatcatcatcCACTGAGCCAGTGGGAATCCAGGGGGGATTCTCCTGacaagctgtttcttttctgccatAGGTGTACCTGCCCAACAGTTTTGCTGCTATGTATCCAAAGGAACTGGTCTCAGCCTGAAGAGGAGGCTTCACCCAGGGAGTCAAGGAGAAGGCACGACTTTGGGTCTGTGATGGAGACCTCAGAACCTGCAAATGGActgggcagccctgcagagaccaggggagggaggcaggtaAGGATGGGGCACctggaaggactggtgggagaaGGAGGTAATGCTCTCCCCTCTGGCACTTGCTGAGAATAAACAATAGTTTGCCACTGGATGGCAGAGGGCTTCATGCGTTTGGCCATGGAGAGGGTGTTCTGGAGTGGAAAAACCTTGCCACTTGCAACTGGTAGATCAGGACATTATTGATAGATGTAAAGGCAGAGGACAGctacattgaaaaaaatcagcagagcATTGGAAAACCAGAGCTGGGAGTGGGCTGGGATTTGGGGTCATTTATGAGGTTAGCAAGCCCTTATCTGAGGACCAGTGGACTGGGTcaactattttctttgtttaagtGTGGCTCCTGAGACTGACTTTCACAATAAACAATAAATGCTGCCCTCACTCGGGACTTGTGTCTTGGTTACCATTTATATCCCAATGTGGAGCTGCGAGGACTCGCGTCTGGAGTATTCCCAGGAGGTGAGACATGAGCCACATGGACATTCACACGGTCAGTGAGTGCAGAGATCTAAGTGTGGTCACAGGTTGActttaagtgatttttctggGAATCTGAGAGCTGCCCAGCTGCAGTACAGATGGCATGCCAGGGTGTGATTGAGGATGAAGTGCATGAGACATGCACAAGATGTGAGGAGTAAATCTGAACTATGGGGTTGGGGGCatgttaaagcatttttttcctttccctggtAACTCTACAGTTCAGACCCACAGGCCACCCATGCCTACATCTGAGAGGGCCCGACGATGAAGCAGGGAGCAGTGGTACTACAGGGAAGCACTGGGAAAAATCTGCTTCCTGAAAGAGTGGAAGTAGCAAAAAACAGCAaagccctgtgctgcagggtgcCAGACCTGGGTCTTCTAGACGGCTTCTCTACCGTAACAGTGGTGGACTTTGTCGTGCTTGATTTCGTTTTTCTCACAGGAACAGTCGTCTTCTTTCTGTTCTCGGGTTCAACAGCTGTGGGGATAGAACAGGGTTGGCCCCTTTCTTAGGTGACAGCCAGAGCCTGCTCACAGGTGTCCTCAGGGCAAAGGAACCTAAAGAAACCCAAGCTGTCCCCAGAGCCACCATGCTGATGTCTGCATGGTGAGCCCAGCTCAGGAGACACTGGGGTGCTGTGGGAACTCTGTGTGATTTGGCCTCCTTGGCATCTGCTTCAGAGAAACTCTCCCACTCCCACCTTCCCTGGCTGGATTAACACCCCAAAACATACGCCTTTCAGAGGTGGCTAGGCCTCTCTCTTCTTCTGGAGATGTTCTACTGGATGATGGCATGCAAGCAAGGAAGATCCCTGCTTGTCCAGTCCCCTAAGGGTATGCTGGAGCACCTTCAAGGGCATGAAGGTTGGAAGCCCGCCCACCCCCACTGCTTCTAGCCTGCTCAGACTGGACTCACCAAGTGATGGGCTTTTGAGACACAGAAGCTCATTTTCCTTGCTTGGGCTATCCACAGCCAGCAAGGGTTTCTGAACAGCAAGCACATTTGATGTCATCTTCTGGGAGTCTGCATCAGACAGAGAAGCCAGGACAGATCCCATGTTCATTCTTCCTGGCTATGACAGCCCTTCAGCACTTGCTCCGAGTGCTGTACTGTGACTGCTACccacctttcctttccccttctctgtcCTGTTCCAATGATCTACCCGTGACACTGCATTTCTCGGGTATGACCAAGGCCCCACAAGTTACCTAAGGGTTGCTACAGGTGACTGCTGTCATTCTCAGTGCACTGGCAGGTGCCCAGAAACTTGATGTCACTCTCAAAAGATCatgtgagaagaaaaatctgaggTGTTACACCAGCATAGGCAGTCCCGGTGTCCACAGGAGAAGGTCATGATGTGGAAGGGGGGTGACAGTGGCTGTTGCTAGCTTTGGGTTTCAGTGACTTTGCTGCAGCAAAGTCTGGTGACCCAGGCCAGTGCAGGGATGCAGCATCTGGTGCCTCTAGTACTGGCAGGAGGGAATTTGGCCCATAGGTCACTGCCAAAGCTTGGATTACAGCTCATGGCTCCCAGATACCCTGTCCCAACCCACTCCATGACGTCCACGTGCTGTCAACAATACAGCAATGCACTAAAGCCTTGATGAGGGGCAGTGGTCACCACAGATGCACAAAGCATGCTTTATCAACATGAGCCCTGGCAGAAATTCAGAGCCTCCACTTACCGGTCCTGCACAGGAGAGATTCCACCTCTGCCTGGATGGAGCCCCCTTTCTGGAGGTCCCGAGTGGCAATTAATCGCCAGTGCTTGGAGGAGAGACCTTCCAAGTTCCTTGTGCCATGCAAGGCCTGGCTCAGCTTCAAGGATTTGTTTATCCGCTGGGACAGGAGGAAACATTCATCTTTCCCGACAGCATGGCCTTGCATCTTGGGCATCAGGACATCACTCTGCAGAGACTACAGCAAGAAGAGCAGAGGGTGATTGCACAGAGCACGTACCCCAGCTTAGGAGCTGCTCCAGCACTATGCCCGATAGGCTAGCTGCATGTTTTACTGTGCCTTAGAGTACAAACCTACCCAAGTTAGATCTCTGCTTTAACTTTAAACCACCTGGAAGAAATCTACGTGAGCATGAAGCTCAGCATAGACCTTAAACCTACCCGTGCAGCTGCTTAAAGCTGGCTCAcatctgcctgcagctgggatgTACCGGCGACATGCAGCAGGTCCCCTGGGTAGTCCAGACAGCGGCTtgccagcaaaggcagcagctttCCTGAAGAGGTCAACATCCACCCAGGAGGGCTGAAAACAACCCCGAAGGTGTCCCTGGCAGACAGGTAACCTCGTGTGCCTTTTCGGTTGGCTGCTATCCCTGGGgctggctctggctgctgccctgggagTGCCTCCCTCACCCCCCACCGAGACCCTCCCACAGGTTTTAGCCCTCCCCAGGGGCGAGAAATTTGCACGACTCGCCAACCAGCAGGATCAGAGTAGCTGGTTTCTGACCGAGATACGTGCTGCTGAGAGCAAGCACCAAAAATAACCCTGTTAAGTCCCGGAGCAGTTCCCCTGACATCAGTGCAGCGAGACCCGGGAGGAGTTTGGCTTAGGGGATGGTGCCCACAGAGAGCATGGCCTCGACACCTGCTGAAGTGCTAATTGCACTCCCAGACCAGGTCTGTGCTCTGAGGGGTAATTTCCTTGTCAAGAGATACTTAAAAACCTGGGCAGCTAATTAACTTACAATCAAGAGCATTTAATGAATGCGGGTCAGGAGCTGCCAGCCAACTTTTCCAAAATGCTCAGCTCTCACTGACTGAGACACTGGCATCTCTGTGAGCCAGGTCTTTGGGGGCACTAGCACTGACAGCCTCTCCTTACCATTTCCAGGATCAGCTGCTGATTTTACATTGCAGTTTGAGGAAAAGCCTAACTGTTGGTTTGAAGGACACCGTCTGCAGTGAGCAAAATTGCCTGCATAAGTTGTGCAGGGACCTAAGCAGGTGGGATGCTCGGAGGTTTCTGTCTGCGAGGAGGTTTCCAGGTATAAGGCTAGCAATTAGGGTGTTAATAAACGGGAGGTATTAGTGGGATTTCTGCTGCCAGGAGCGATGATAGTCTGGGAAGATCAGTGCTTGTGTGACTCTGCTTTCTTAAATCATCCCTTtacacagtggaaaaaatatgtggaaaaCTTGAGCGTGGTTGAATCATAGGCTAAAAGGCTGCATGCCCTCTTCCCCCAGTGTGCTGGCCAGGCACTCGTGCTGGGACAGGGACATATGCATGTGTGTCTGCACATGAGTCACATTAATAGCAGTATTCACTGTgggcaaggaaaaaagggggagtTAATTCCCAGAAGTGTTTTGCCCATGAGGCAGTGCCTGCTGCTGGTgcactgcctgctgctggtCTCACCCCCGCCTACCCTGAAAGACTGCATTTAagtttctccctgcttttggGCCGGGTCATGGCCCCTCTCAGGGGAGCTCTTGCAGGGCatgcctgcagtgctgctgactTACAGGATGCCGCAGTGGAGGAGCTGAGGATTGTTGCTCcgggcagctggagcagggccGGCTCTGCCATATCACCCTGTGGCTGCGTTGGCTGGGGGACAGAGTGGGAGGCTGGACTGCTGCAGCTAATGCTaggcttcccctccctccctttctccaaCTTTTCACATCCCCACTGTTGCCTGTGCGCCCCACGAGGATGCCCGTGTCCCCCATGCGTCCCTTTTACCATAGACTGGAGGAACGTCTTGTCATCATCAGCCAGAAATTCTTCatagcagctgcagagcacctGAGGAGGAACAAAGGTGGGTTGTCCTCAGCCggtgctccagcagcagctggcaccccccagccctgctgtacCCTGAGGTTGCAGCTGTGACACCGTGGGCAGGTTACAGCTTGCTGAGATGCCCAGGacagctctgccaggagctgtACACCCAGGTTGGTCCATTGGGCTGCTCAGTGGCTGCCCAGAAGGGCTTGGGTTGTAAATGTGTTTTACTCATGTTGTGCTGGAACCAGCAACTCGGACGCAAAAGGATGGCCACTGCCCTGCCATCCCTTGGCGTGTGCACCTAACAACTGAGGTCACCAGCTGCTAAATGACTGCTCACCTCTGCTCCGCTGCCCAGCAAACCAGTGAGGATGCTCCTCTCCACTGGCCTGGCGCGTCTCGGTCACTGGGTCCAGTGCAAGGTGGCTTGCGACTGTCAGTTTTTCCCTTCCTAGCCTTTTTTcaacttcattttccaaatacCTCAATTCTCAAACATGCCCACAGCCCTCATGACAGCCCAGGGGTGCCAATGCCAGCTGTGCCTCCCAGCCTGACCACTGCCATCACTGCTCTGTACCTTGCAAATCTCCTTCTGGGCTCTGAATATCCAGGAGGAGAATTCTCCAGACAACAGATGGTTCCGCAAGCTCCTGAGAGTCCTGGTCTCCAAGGGAAGCTGCTGGATGGTGCCCTCCTCCAGGTAGGTCTTGCATATATTCTTCCCGATCATATGACGCAGGAGGAAACAGTTTTCTCTGCTGGGGTCCAGCACCACGGGCAGAAATTCCTCCAGGTCATGCCACAGGTCCAGGAGATGAGTCTCCACAGGCCGGTCCTGGCACTTCAAGAAGTCCCTGAAGGGCTGACCTGCACAGGTGTCAGCACTAAGGGCCCAGGGAAGGAAACTGAGGGTCTTGACCGGATTTTTCAGGGATGGCAGATGGACAAGGGGTGCAGAAGAATGCAAGTTAGAGAGGACTTTCTCTTCACAGAGGTCTTCCAGATTAAGGACCCGCTCTGCACGGGGTCTAGGTCTTTTGGGAGAGGCTGCTCCTCCTTTGCCTTGAAAGGCAGTGTTTGCAGGATGCTCTGAATGCTGAGTAATCAATCCCAAAGCATCCTTATCTGGACGTGATTCCTTTGTGCTCCCAGCTGGCCCCGGCTGCCTTTCTCGTTGCACCTGAAAACTGGGCATCTTCATTTCTTGGGTGTCTCTTCCCTCCTTGACCAGAGCCCAGATCTCCGCTTTGGCCTTCTTGCTGCAGTAGGGCCCTGACAAACCCTGGCTCCTTTTAATATGCATCGTGAAGAGATTCTCTGAAAAGCCTGAGGGTTCCTGTGAGTTGGCCCGTAATAAACGCTCCTGATATTCCTGCAGCAGAGGCCAGCATGATTTCTCTTCCTCCATGCCCTTCTTGCAGTGGATGAAGAATTTAGGGAGCCAGTAACTCTGAATCATAAAGAGGGCCCGTTCCTGCATCTTGCTTAGGATGTCCCTCCTGGTGCTGATGGGCTGAATGTGCCTGGCTTTTGGCAGCAACCCTGAAAAGGATACAGGGGATTACGATGGGGAGATGGCTCCGTGCAGACTGTTGCCCAGCCAAACAAAGCTGGTGATGGTATCCCATCTCCCTGGGAGCGTCCTGGAAAGGCCACGTTTCTGGAAGGGCAGTGCTCGTCTCCAACTCCCATATTTCTTACCAACGATGGTCCTGCACAGAGTGACGACGCTGGAGCCTTCACGCAGGTGAGTGGCTTTCAGCTTGTGGAGCAAGGACATGTAGAGGTCCCTCTGCCTCGCGTCTGACTCGTCAAGCCCCAGGAGCCTTTCGGTGGTGAGCCAGAAGTTGGTCAGTTCTTCCCCTATGGATCAGATAAGGGATGGGAGTTGGAGGGAGTCCCCAAAAGCTCCACTGATGAGCAAAGTagcctgtgtttaaaaaaaaaaaaaagaaaggaggaaagatcACCTGGATGAACTGAGGGAACAGTGTAGAGAAGAGCCGGGTTATGCATTGACCTGGCATGCAGCACCCATGCtggggctctgctgctggctcatCTTCCAAAGCTCTGTCTGGGGTCACAGTGTCTCCCATCCCACCAGTGCTTACCCATGCCCTCAGCTCCTGTGCCGGTGTCCTGCCAGGTAGCTTGCCCACAGCTGGCCGAGAAAGGGCTGCAGAGCACCCCATGCCCACCTGCTGTTCCTTGGATGAAGGCCCGAAAGTTCCACATGCCCTGGCTCCCGCTGATGCACTTCTCCAACAGCCACCAGTCAGCACTTTGCCAGTTCAGCAGTTTTGCTGTCAGAGAGAGTGCAGAGCATGGCATTAGGGGTTGCATGCAGGAGTGGTCCCCAAGAAAGCCCTCCAGACCCCACCAGCCCACAGAGGCTGCCAGAGGGCAGCGGTGCTGTGAGCCAGGAGACCAGCAAATCGCACTGAAATGGGAGTTTCAGACAGGTTGTGGGATGCACGTGTGGTGTTTGCAAGGACAATCAGCTCACGTCGGTGATAGCGTGCCCAGTTATCGTGCCTCTTCCCTTTACAAACATCCATCTTTTTTGCTTGAGTTTGGGGCTTGCCCTCAATCTCCTTCAGTCTGAGGTTCAACCCAACTGGAGAAGAAGCAGCAATGCATTCAAAAATGGCACTGGAGCAAGCCTTGATGAATCgcttatttcttctgaaattaaaatctgcataCCTGCTGCCATAGCTTTCCTTCCAGTGGCCTTTCCTTGCCTTGACATGCAGGCTGACAAAGCAGTTGGCTGGGCTGACATGGCTCATTTTAGGGGTAAACTGAGCACAATTCAGACTTGCTGCCGGTAAGACAGACCATGGCATAGGCCTGTTTTCCCAGCATCAGACGAGGAGTGTATCACAATACAGTGTGAGAGCTCTGGGCACCCTGCACAGCAGCAAACCTGAAACTCCAGGACCCCAGTTTCCTATGCCCGAGGATGCTCTCCAGCCCCGCTCCACCCCTGAACCACATGGTAAACCCTGCTAAGCAGCTATTTCAGCTCAACTCCACAGAGGCAGCAAGCCCATACTAACAGAGCTGTGGGCTAAAGCCCCGCTCATCCTGTGGAAACCCTGGGATCTGCGGCATGCCTAAAAATGGGACGTGCAATGCCTTTTTAACCCGGAGCAGAGGCATGACCCGCTGGGCAGGCACCAGGCGGTGACAGCCCTGGCAAGAGGAAGCCCTGCTGCAGCGACGAAGCCGCTCCGATTTCCTCCATGCCGCGATGACTCACCTGCTTCCCCCGACCGAATGAAACCCAGGAGCTTCTGGCAGAGGACAAGGTGGAGGCACAAGCTGGATCTGCAGAAGTGAGGCAGCCGGTGCGTTTCCAGCCAAGCCAGTAACGCCGCGGGGCCAGGTTCCTGCATTGCAACCCCCGTGCCCAAGAAGAGGATTAGGCTGTGAGCAAGGAGCCGTCTCTTGCCTGGGGATTAGGGTGAGTAACGGGCCCTGCTACGGGGGAAGGAGGCTGGGGAAGGCTCCCTGTTGCTAGACAGCGATGCAAGCCATCCCTGTGCTGAGAAAGAAGGGGAATAGTTGAGCTATagcccctgcctgcatccccacGAGCTCTGCTTGCAAACCTGGGAGACCCAGTGCTGTGTGGCTGCCTGCAAAGCTGCCTCCCCTCGCAGCCTGCCTGCTTTGCGGGAGCCCAGACAGGAAGGCACGGCATCTTTCCGGCAGCGCCGAGAGGAGCAGGTTCCCTTTTGCTGTGGGACCTGAGCACCGCAAACGGCGCTCGTGCCTGTGGGGAAGGGGGATGTCATGAGCCAGTTTGAGGATCAACAGGACTTCACTCCTGGTGAATGCAGGAGGAATACAGGACACCAGGGGCTGACGTTCGtgtcttccttctctgccaCCACACATGCTCTCCTTAACTCCAGCTATCGATGTTTACTGAGGGCTGGATGGACCCCATAAGCTGCACCAGGACTTTAAATGTCTTATGCTTTTCCCAGggcttaaaagcaaaatgacgCCTGGGTTTGACATAATCCCCCGGCTGTACGAACAGGAGAGCCAGAGAGTGGCCTAAGCAATGAGAaaccagctccttccctcccctgccctgtgcccttcctccctcctcctcatcctcctccctcctctcaggAGGCATTTTCTCACCAAGTGGCTTGGCAGCTCTGGCCAGAGGTCCCACTGGCCCATGCTGCTGATGTAAATGGGTGTCTGGCCAAAAACCTGTATcaaaaggaaaggggagagctGAAAGAGATGGAGGGTGGCAGGGGAGCCCACAGCCCAGTGGTTCTAGTTAGTCCTCACTACGGAGAAGGGCACTGTCTTCCCTTTCAGACCTCTGTCTCCAAGCTGAGGTCCTCAGGTTTCCCCTATTTTCCAGCCTGAGTGTGGTGTATTCCCAATTTTCCTGGGGGCCTCTAACACCACAGAAGCTGAAAGTTCACCTGAGAAGAGCTCAGAAACGTCCCAGGCTTTATGGTGCAGAGTGGACTTACCGGAAGATTCAGAAATGTGTtgaaaaaatcaacaaaaacaTCATCTCTCAGCAGGAGCCCCATGTCCGTAGAGGCTATGGTTGCTACagggggggagaagagaaagttaCCTGGGCTTTGTGTTGCTGAGTGTGATATAAAGGTGAACTAAAAGATGAGTTTTGAGAGGGACAGCTCTAGAGGATGTGCGGCATGGGCTTGTCCAATGCACACGTGGGAGGATTGGGACCCGGAACAGTCCATGAAATTTGGGTCCCAGTGCACCCATGTGCTTTGGGTGGGTGGCACAGGGTGTTTGGAAAGCACCAGGTTCAGCTGCACACAGGAGCTGGAAAGTTCGAATGGCAGCTTCCTAAATAGCAAAGGTACATAGTTCATGGAGGCTAAGTACAAATGTGGTGGCATCTGCAGGGCAAGAGAAAGGAGATGCTGGAGGGAACAAGCTGTGCTCCTCCACTGTACCCAGACACCAGGCATAACCCTGCTATCATGGAGAGGAACCGTGTGCTGtgctgtggtg belongs to Aquila chrysaetos chrysaetos chromosome 12, bAquChr1.4, whole genome shotgun sequence and includes:
- the RGSL1 gene encoding regulator of G-protein signaling protein-like isoform X1 produces the protein MTATATIASTDMGLLLRDDVFVDFFNTFLNLPVFGQTPIYISSMGQWDLWPELPSHLEPGPAALLAWLETHRLPHFCRSSLCLHLVLCQKLLGFIRSGEAAKLLNWQSADWWLLEKCISGSQGMWNFRAFIQGTAGEELTNFWLTTERLLGLDESDARQRDLYMSLLHKLKATHLREGSSVVTLCRTIVGLLPKARHIQPISTRRDILSKMQERALFMIQSYWLPKFFIHCKKGMEEEKSCWPLLQEYQERLLRANSQEPSGFSENLFTMHIKRSQGLSGPYCSKKAKAEIWALVKEGRDTQEMKMPSFQVQRERQPGPAGSTKESRPDKDALGLITQHSEHPANTAFQGKGGAASPKRPRPRAERVLNLEDLCEEKVLSNLHSSAPLVHLPSLKNPVKTLSFLPWALSADTCAGQPFRDFLKCQDRPVETHLLDLWHDLEEFLPVVLDPSRENCFLLRHMIGKNICKTYLEEGTIQQLPLETRTLRSLRNHLLSGEFSSWIFRAQKEICKVLCSCYEEFLADDDKTFLQSMSLQSDVLMPKMQGHAVGKDECFLLSQRINKSLKLSQALHGTRNLEGLSSKHWRLIATRDLQKGGSIQAEVESLLCRTDSQKMTSNVLAVQKPLLAVDSPSKENELLCLKSPSLAVEPENRKKTTVPVRKTKSSTTKSTTVTVEKPSRRPRHFMKVLHNPAHLQFFKQFLKERNADEPLCFWMAVERLVAETNPKTKSFLINSIIRNYFHAEIPAEEQLDCHTSIIKEINEAETVSPLMLMTAQIFVQKAMEKRWFKEYQDLFPPSDTHKSNLCLQHGMRNFITDKLRWAWYAIHDVVKSICKFRREMGNDKCRAEFEDFLRRELGNEEENLPISSMQSSSTVSTCRSHTASTSTPPDKEVVLVKRHLFNSQLITVNFLVDDLRFYLEIDKFSRLADSVEALAARNMQSEKEVAFLKRKVTIISKLFLNSDIPPKLRVNISEEERDLIWSLSSKGLLNRVLYHRAKVIIFPILMHFWRRFCTWKVMRSFRVSAKDRVPISSPSTKTSSESSDIYSPSNHTVIVFTLLKGVQILLPQPQKKMEPLEEQKDSDQSLEKRLSFSKSASGPAEQALRKGQTSEEEQTSQRTVHAKQDRGVPQGS
- the RGSL1 gene encoding regulator of G-protein signaling protein-like isoform X2, whose amino-acid sequence is MSLLHKLKATHLREGSSVVTLCRTIVGLLPKARHIQPISTRRDILSKMQERALFMIQSYWLPKFFIHCKKGMEEEKSCWPLLQEYQERLLRANSQEPSGFSENLFTMHIKRSQGLSGPYCSKKAKAEIWALVKEGRDTQEMKMPSFQVQRERQPGPAGSTKESRPDKDALGLITQHSEHPANTAFQGKGGAASPKRPRPRAERVLNLEDLCEEKVLSNLHSSAPLVHLPSLKNPVKTLSFLPWALSADTCAGQPFRDFLKCQDRPVETHLLDLWHDLEEFLPVVLDPSRENCFLLRHMIGKNICKTYLEEGTIQQLPLETRTLRSLRNHLLSGEFSSWIFRAQKEICKVLCSCYEEFLADDDKTFLQSMSLQSDVLMPKMQGHAVGKDECFLLSQRINKSLKLSQALHGTRNLEGLSSKHWRLIATRDLQKGGSIQAEVESLLCRTDSQKMTSNVLAVQKPLLAVDSPSKENELLCLKSPSLAVEPENRKKTTVPVRKTKSSTTKSTTVTVEKPSRRPRHFMKVLHNPAHLQFFKQFLKERNADEPLCFWMAVERLVAETNPKTKSFLINSIIRNYFHAEIPAEEQLDCHTSIIKEINEAETVSPLMLMTAQIFVQKAMEKRWFKEYQDLFPPSDTHKSNLCLQHGMRNFITDKLRWAWYAIHDVVKSICKFRREMGNDKCRAEFEDFLRRELGNEEENLPISSMQSSSTVSTCRSHTASTSTPPDKEVVLVKRHLFNSQLITVNFLVDDLRFYLEIDKFSRLADSVEALAARNMQSEKEVAFLKRKVTIISKLFLNSDIPPKLRVNISEEERDLIWSLSSKGLLNRVLYHRAKVIIFPILMHFWRRFCTWKVMRSFRVSAKDRVPISSPSTKTSSESSDIYSPSNHTVIVFTLLKGVQILLPQPQKKMEPLEEQKDSDQSLEKRLSFSKSASGPAEQALRKGQTSEEEQTSQRTVHAKQDRGVPQGS